A region of uncultured Draconibacterium sp. DNA encodes the following proteins:
- a CDS encoding sodium:solute symporter translates to MNFIDIVIFIAYLLGVVIFGSSFYRKNKSSTSFTVGNNNIPTWVISMSIFATFVSSISYLALPGQAYLTNWNVFVFSLSIPFATLLAVRFFVPLYRSVNSPSAYTYLENRFGPWAKIYVSAMYLLTQLMRAGTILFLLALTVNVITGWSIVVVIIITGLSVMIYSLLGGIQAVVWTDAIQGIILVLGALVCAGLLLFSMPEGPGQFFSIAMEHHKFSLGSFKLELTSSTFWVVLIYGLFINVQNYGIDQNYIQRYMTASSEKEAKKSALFGGLLYVPVSLLFLFIGTALFTYYTANPGLLPADIPADKVFPYFIVNGLPTGLTGLLIASVFAAGMSTISTSVNSSATVILNDYFKLSSKDKDNDKKSMRILYSSSFLFSVLSIGIAIAMINVQSALEAWWKLASIFSGGMLGLFLLGYFSKKVKSKAAVIGVIAGVIIIGWMSLSPLFFTSDTLQPYASPFHSYLSIVFGTTAIFIVGFLVGAIMSKSKK, encoded by the coding sequence ATATTTATAGCTTATTTATTGGGAGTAGTAATATTCGGTAGCTCCTTTTACCGTAAAAATAAATCATCTACATCGTTTACGGTTGGTAACAACAACATCCCTACCTGGGTCATATCCATGTCGATTTTTGCCACTTTTGTAAGTAGCATAAGTTATTTGGCGCTTCCCGGACAAGCCTACCTAACCAACTGGAATGTTTTTGTTTTTAGCCTTTCCATTCCGTTTGCAACACTTTTGGCCGTTCGCTTTTTTGTTCCGCTTTACCGGTCGGTCAATAGTCCCTCAGCTTATACTTATCTTGAAAACAGATTTGGACCGTGGGCAAAAATATATGTATCTGCAATGTATCTTCTTACGCAATTGATGCGGGCAGGAACCATTCTTTTCCTGCTGGCTCTAACCGTAAATGTAATAACAGGTTGGAGCATCGTTGTAGTTATTATTATTACCGGATTAAGTGTGATGATTTATTCCTTACTTGGAGGAATTCAGGCTGTAGTTTGGACCGACGCCATCCAGGGAATTATTTTGGTGCTGGGAGCACTGGTCTGTGCCGGATTATTGCTGTTCTCAATGCCCGAGGGACCCGGCCAGTTCTTTTCAATTGCCATGGAGCATCACAAATTTAGTTTGGGGAGTTTTAAACTCGAACTCACCAGTTCAACATTTTGGGTGGTGCTGATCTACGGTCTTTTTATTAATGTGCAGAATTATGGCATCGACCAAAATTACATTCAGCGCTACATGACCGCCAGCTCGGAGAAGGAAGCTAAAAAATCAGCACTTTTTGGAGGGCTGCTTTACGTGCCCGTTTCATTGTTGTTTTTATTTATTGGTACAGCGCTGTTTACTTATTATACAGCCAACCCGGGACTTTTACCGGCAGATATACCAGCCGATAAGGTATTCCCGTATTTTATTGTGAACGGCCTGCCAACGGGTCTAACCGGGTTACTTATTGCATCGGTATTTGCAGCCGGAATGAGTACCATTTCTACCAGCGTAAACAGTTCGGCAACCGTAATCTTAAACGACTATTTTAAGCTTTCATCGAAAGACAAAGACAACGATAAAAAGTCGATGCGGATATTGTACAGTTCATCGTTTTTATTCAGTGTGTTGAGCATCGGCATTGCCATTGCCATGATTAATGTGCAAAGTGCGCTGGAAGCCTGGTGGAAACTGGCATCTATTTTCAGTGGAGGCATGTTGGGATTGTTCCTATTGGGATATTTCTCCAAAAAAGTAAAAAGTAAAGCAGCCGTTATTGGGGTGATCGCCGGGGTTATTATTATCGGATGGATGAGTTTATCGCCATTGTTTTTTACAAGCGATACACTACAACCGTACGCCAGTCCTTTCCACAGTTATTTATCCATTGTGTTTGGTACTACCGCCATATTTATAGTAGGATTCCTGGTTGGAGCAATAATGAGCAAATCAAAAAAATAG
- a CDS encoding two-component regulator propeller domain-containing protein codes for MSMGLTHNTALCLLEDQDGYIWIGTLDGLNKYDGSKIVTFKHVFGDSTSLINNHINCIVQAKNRDIWIGTANGLSKYDIQNKHFKSYQFKVDGVTVNINHIRTIFEDDNHILWIGTANGIIKFDVKNETYEYVLINPEIKATENALRIIFKDRNENILFGTDDGLFRFTNERFSEIELNVDNTEGTNLVREIVEDDNGFLWLGTEKDGIIILDYQQGSYKVRRKINSENCQISSNTIRSIFFENSTTVWAGTFEGLNIINLETSSNNFDIKSCDLADDVSHKSIRDIIPDSSGGIWVATYLGGVNYYNKQKNLFSHSVWFTDNNVSLNNNIVSVLKEDGNKLWMGTEGGGIYLSQDGGNSISKRINSVNSDLPHNSIKSLDIGYGKLWIGTLAGFSSYDLTTQKVRNYFHNKEDESSLLSGHVSSIYFENEERIWVVTLGGGLQLFNAVTNEFRTIPEFNGRNFTCSYFDQQKVLWMGTQNGVFAYDTKQGKQIDFQRRVTNWDNSFTHVSFITGDSGGKIWIGTLGKGLYLIRDNRLFWYNTANNLTDNSVNSLLEGAPNQYWIATNRGLSKIDLTETSGGEPKLNSVVYSATQGLQGPQFSPNCALKSNSGKLLFGGINGLNSFFHSDIKETAFQPRLILEELRIRNQLINPNNEASPLNKRLNDSHNITLKYDQREFSVYFTGINYINPEKNLYRYKIERENDQWTEIGNQDNINFTYFPVGTHEIKLQVSTNPNQWGAEYHSLVVTVLPPWWKTIWAFLIYTFVLSAMLIVFFMLSQRWAKMKNQLAMQQFQQDKENELYQLKLKFYTDVSHELRTPLTLILAPLENLVSKSDMPSRIKNQLLQIQRSGYRLMQLVNQILDLRKLETGHDHLQVAEGNIVKFLSEISLAFKEVATSKNIEFEFLPVQQKLMLWFDRDKLEIIINNLLSNAIKFTPSGKKVVLQLEKETDNRTLRINVTNEGPGIPAEELDEIYKRFYSKNDKHRAANYGSGVGLELTKRMVELHKGNIFVSSTDSDTNEKLTTFSISLPLGKEIYSVDEIDTEFRNSEDPSLYTNEMLQRELIFIDEEEDLSINNKSEHEEKLEKLLIVEDNPEVRNFVKVLFASTYEISEAENGETGLQKAIEINPHLIISDVMMPVMDGIEFCRRIKTDARTSHIPVILLTARTALTFKYEGLETGADEYITKPFSSKYLELRVKNLIKQRTNIQEHFKREAIFDPGNVTLTSIDEKILKKAVDYIAEHITDPKLNVNKLSAHIGLSRVHFYRKIKALTNQTAVEFIRSVRLKRAALLLEQNKLTIKEVQNMVGFEDANYFRDCFKEQFGVTPSEYASSKL; via the coding sequence ATGTCAATGGGTCTTACACACAACACCGCACTCTGCTTACTTGAAGACCAGGATGGATACATATGGATTGGCACACTCGACGGACTGAATAAATATGATGGTTCGAAAATTGTAACGTTCAAACATGTTTTCGGAGACTCCACTAGTTTAATAAATAACCATATAAACTGTATCGTTCAGGCGAAAAACCGGGATATTTGGATTGGTACTGCTAACGGATTATCCAAATACGACATCCAAAACAAACATTTCAAATCGTATCAGTTCAAGGTTGACGGAGTTACAGTAAACATCAATCACATCAGGACTATTTTTGAGGATGATAATCATATACTTTGGATTGGAACCGCAAACGGAATAATTAAATTCGATGTAAAAAATGAAACGTATGAATATGTATTAATTAACCCGGAAATAAAGGCCACAGAAAACGCGCTTAGAATTATCTTTAAGGATAGAAATGAAAATATTCTATTTGGTACCGACGACGGATTATTCAGATTTACAAACGAGCGTTTTTCTGAAATTGAATTAAACGTGGACAATACAGAAGGGACAAATCTTGTACGTGAGATTGTTGAGGATGACAATGGTTTTCTCTGGTTAGGAACGGAAAAAGATGGAATCATAATCCTAGATTATCAGCAGGGGAGTTACAAGGTCAGGCGAAAAATAAATTCAGAAAACTGTCAAATATCCTCCAATACAATACGCTCCATATTTTTTGAAAATAGTACTACTGTTTGGGCAGGGACTTTTGAAGGATTGAATATTATTAATCTGGAAACAAGCTCCAACAACTTCGATATAAAATCGTGTGATTTAGCGGATGATGTTAGCCATAAATCAATCAGAGATATTATTCCCGATTCGTCGGGCGGAATATGGGTTGCCACTTATTTGGGCGGGGTAAACTATTACAACAAACAAAAAAATCTGTTTAGCCACAGTGTCTGGTTCACCGACAACAATGTCTCCCTTAACAACAATATAGTTTCGGTTTTAAAGGAAGACGGAAACAAATTATGGATGGGAACTGAAGGCGGTGGAATTTACTTATCGCAAGATGGAGGAAATTCAATATCCAAAAGAATAAACTCTGTAAATTCAGACTTACCCCACAATTCAATAAAATCACTGGATATTGGCTATGGAAAACTTTGGATTGGCACCCTGGCGGGCTTTAGTTCGTACGATTTAACTACGCAAAAGGTAAGGAACTACTTTCATAACAAAGAAGACGAAAGCTCGCTTCTCTCAGGACATGTTTCATCCATTTATTTCGAAAATGAAGAACGAATATGGGTAGTAACATTGGGTGGCGGATTGCAGCTTTTTAATGCTGTTACCAATGAATTTAGAACCATTCCGGAATTTAACGGAAGAAATTTTACCTGCTCTTATTTTGATCAGCAAAAAGTGTTGTGGATGGGTACCCAAAACGGCGTATTTGCATACGACACGAAACAGGGAAAGCAAATCGATTTCCAGCGACGGGTTACAAACTGGGACAACAGTTTTACCCACGTTTCTTTTATTACAGGAGATTCTGGTGGCAAAATTTGGATTGGCACATTGGGAAAAGGGCTTTATTTAATTCGGGATAACAGGTTATTTTGGTATAACACGGCAAATAACCTGACTGATAATTCGGTTAATTCCTTGCTGGAGGGGGCGCCAAACCAATACTGGATAGCCACCAACAGAGGACTATCGAAAATTGACTTAACAGAAACTTCGGGCGGTGAGCCAAAGCTAAATTCGGTTGTTTACTCGGCTACTCAGGGCTTGCAAGGGCCGCAGTTTTCACCCAATTGTGCGTTAAAATCTAATTCCGGAAAATTATTGTTTGGAGGCATCAATGGGCTTAACTCCTTTTTTCATTCCGATATCAAAGAAACTGCTTTTCAACCACGGCTTATTTTGGAAGAACTTCGAATTAGAAACCAGCTGATAAATCCCAACAATGAAGCTTCGCCGTTAAACAAACGGCTCAACGATTCTCATAATATCACACTCAAATATGATCAGCGAGAGTTCTCTGTCTATTTTACCGGAATAAACTATATTAATCCGGAGAAAAACCTTTACCGTTATAAAATTGAAAGAGAAAATGATCAATGGACCGAAATTGGAAATCAGGACAATATAAACTTTACCTATTTCCCGGTTGGAACTCATGAAATAAAACTTCAGGTTTCGACCAACCCAAACCAATGGGGCGCTGAATACCATTCGCTGGTGGTGACTGTATTGCCTCCCTGGTGGAAAACAATCTGGGCATTTTTAATATATACGTTTGTTTTGAGTGCCATGCTTATCGTATTTTTCATGCTGTCGCAACGTTGGGCAAAAATGAAAAACCAGTTGGCCATGCAGCAATTTCAACAGGACAAAGAAAATGAACTCTACCAGTTGAAACTTAAATTTTATACCGATGTTTCGCATGAACTTCGCACTCCGTTGACCCTGATTCTTGCCCCGCTCGAAAACCTGGTTTCGAAATCGGATATGCCTAGCCGAATCAAGAACCAGCTGTTACAAATACAAAGAAGCGGATACCGGTTAATGCAATTGGTTAATCAGATTTTGGATTTAAGAAAGCTGGAAACCGGACATGATCATTTGCAGGTTGCCGAAGGAAATATCGTAAAGTTTTTGTCGGAAATAAGTTTGGCATTTAAAGAGGTGGCAACATCAAAAAATATTGAATTTGAGTTTTTACCAGTTCAGCAAAAGTTAATGTTATGGTTCGATCGCGACAAGCTGGAAATCATCATCAATAACCTTTTGTCGAATGCAATAAAATTCACCCCTTCAGGAAAAAAAGTAGTGTTACAACTGGAGAAAGAAACAGACAATCGCACGTTAAGAATTAATGTAACTAACGAAGGCCCCGGAATTCCGGCAGAAGAATTGGATGAGATTTATAAGCGGTTTTATTCAAAAAACGATAAGCATCGGGCAGCGAATTATGGCTCCGGGGTAGGACTGGAACTTACCAAACGAATGGTTGAGTTGCACAAAGGAAATATTTTTGTTTCGAGTACCGATTCGGATACAAATGAAAAGCTAACTACCTTTTCCATATCCTTACCCCTAGGAAAAGAAATATACTCTGTTGATGAAATAGATACTGAATTTAGAAACAGTGAAGATCCCAGCCTCTATACAAATGAAATGCTGCAACGAGAACTGATTTTTATTGATGAAGAAGAAGATTTGTCGATAAACAATAAGTCGGAGCACGAAGAAAAATTGGAAAAACTTTTAATTGTAGAAGATAACCCGGAGGTAAGAAATTTTGTAAAAGTACTTTTCGCCAGCACCTACGAAATAAGCGAAGCTGAAAATGGCGAAACCGGGCTTCAAAAGGCCATCGAAATTAATCCACACTTAATTATAAGCGATGTAATGATGCCTGTTATGGATGGGATTGAATTTTGTCGGCGGATAAAAACTGATGCACGAACAAGCCATATTCCGGTAATCCTTTTAACTGCACGAACTGCACTTACTTTTAAATACGAAGGACTGGAAACCGGAGCAGACGAATACATCACCAAACCTTTCAGTTCAAAATACCTTGAACTTCGGGTGAAAAACCTGATAAAACAACGTACGAATATTCAGGAACATTTTAAGCGGGAAGCCATTTTCGATCCGGGAAATGTTACATTGACTTCGATTGACGAAAAGATTTTGAAAAAAGCGGTTGATTACATTGCAGAACATATTACAGATCCGAAATTGAATGTGAATAAGCTCAGTGCACATATTGGCCTTAGCCGTGTACATTTCTACAGAAAAATTAAAGCATTAACAAACCAAACAGCTGTTGAATTTATACGGAGCGTAAGGTTAAAGAGAGCTGCATTGTTGCTGGAACAAAACAAACTGACCATAAAAGAGGTCCAGAATATGGTTGGTTTCGAAGATGCTAACTATTTCCGCGATTGTTTTAAAGAACAATTTGGTGTAACACCTTCCGAATACGCTTCCAGTAAACTATAA
- a CDS encoding glycosyl hydrolase: MKRRQFLKTSAAAGLVTMITPSGLLYSCKQNLSDTFGGTFLNPPASAKPFTWWHWINGFISKDGITRDLEAMAEVGIGGVQAFSAYMDMPHGEADYLSPLWIELMQHAGEECLRLGLEFDIHNCMGWSSSGGSWIPPELSMQEVVWSEAFVEGGKTVKVQLKQPFKRMDYYRDSMVVAFPSVSTSETINNWERKANYPNAGFHPQIELDTQSNNGKISASAINPEEVIDVNQFMDEKGMLNWEAPAGHWTIIRFGHTTTGVKNRPSSGNGQGLEVDKFSSEALDFHFNYMMDKLMPVLKPLAGDGKLGMLIDSYEVNLQNWTQNMPQEFENRSAYEIYKFMPVLAGRIVGDTNTSERFLWDFRKTCADLMAQNYYDRFVELCKQNNIISSTEPYNKGPFEEMRAGEKMDVNLGEFWLKTGHFSHSVKVAASIQSMNGKKIVGAEAFTGRPFYSKWQEYPFSMKTQGDFMYTLGLNRFIFHRYAHQPHPTAVPGMTMGQWGFYFERTNTWFYQGKKWLDYATRCQYLLQQGTFAGDVMCFTGEEAPGDDITMGALYPELPSGYDFQFANRDILLTKVTVKDGQITLPDGLSFKLLLLPDKDFLTLELARKLKELVLQGMILVGPRPKTVPSLRDFSNSETEFKSIVEELWGAETKSPVDRKVGTGRVFSNMPLKQVFQNLNLKPDFEFSSKSGDAPINYIHRKLADGHLYFVANRRRFNEELVCSFRLEGYQPELWDANTGERKPVAVYSEEKGSTTLPLQLEPGGSVFVVFKKNNLAKRLLSVSKNGETLLSTSHFSGSSKKVSNQISNNFSVSLWVKPETDEVIPDDLGRYVETTRYTSSYPVFAPSGRQLFGEGHATFVLLAARNGVTVFEKEDENLTAVLIARMPISSWTHFAVVYRDGQPSLYVNGKFIKQGEKSAFVVHPVIVDYQNNDKLFYYDGDITPPTVFDYPISQPEIEDQFEAGVSIEKSNKTVEATSGEEPGLLFWENGEYQLQSTSGETSKIVVDEVSDPLELSGEWTISFQKDRGAPGQIVLPELKSLHTHSDDGVKYFSGTATYFKSFVADPSLITNQKRVYLDLGRIAVIAEAVLNGKELGIVWKPPYRYDITEIIKEGTNELQIKVTNQWPNRLIGDEHLPEENEFKKYGPKGSGIVDFPDWFRQGQPKPAGGRVAFATWRHFDKDSPLLESGLIGPVEICNAVVKKLRT, from the coding sequence ATGAAACGCCGACAATTTTTAAAAACCTCAGCAGCAGCCGGATTGGTAACAATGATTACTCCCTCTGGTTTGCTTTATTCGTGTAAACAAAACCTTAGTGACACTTTCGGTGGAACATTTCTGAATCCTCCGGCATCGGCAAAACCTTTCACGTGGTGGCACTGGATCAATGGTTTTATAAGTAAAGATGGCATCACCCGCGATCTGGAGGCCATGGCTGAAGTAGGAATTGGTGGCGTTCAGGCTTTTTCTGCCTACATGGACATGCCGCATGGAGAAGCCGATTATTTAAGTCCTTTGTGGATTGAGTTGATGCAACATGCTGGCGAAGAATGTTTGAGACTTGGGCTTGAGTTTGACATACACAATTGTATGGGCTGGAGCTCAAGCGGCGGCAGCTGGATTCCTCCCGAGCTTTCGATGCAAGAGGTGGTGTGGAGCGAGGCTTTTGTTGAAGGTGGTAAAACGGTGAAAGTTCAATTAAAACAGCCATTTAAAAGAATGGACTATTACCGCGATTCAATGGTTGTGGCTTTCCCTTCTGTTTCAACTTCCGAAACGATTAATAATTGGGAACGAAAAGCGAATTATCCCAATGCAGGTTTTCATCCTCAAATTGAGTTGGATACACAGAGTAATAATGGCAAAATTTCAGCATCGGCGATAAATCCGGAAGAGGTAATTGATGTTAACCAATTTATGGATGAAAAGGGGATGCTGAATTGGGAAGCTCCGGCAGGCCACTGGACCATCATACGCTTTGGGCATACCACCACGGGAGTTAAAAACCGTCCATCATCCGGTAACGGACAAGGTCTTGAGGTGGATAAATTTAGCAGCGAAGCACTCGATTTCCATTTCAATTATATGATGGATAAATTGATGCCGGTTTTAAAACCGTTAGCCGGTGATGGGAAGTTGGGCATGTTAATCGACAGCTACGAGGTTAACCTACAGAACTGGACCCAAAATATGCCACAGGAATTTGAAAACAGAAGCGCTTACGAGATTTATAAATTTATGCCGGTACTCGCGGGAAGAATAGTTGGCGACACCAATACTTCGGAACGCTTTCTTTGGGATTTTCGAAAAACATGTGCCGATTTAATGGCTCAAAACTACTACGACCGTTTTGTGGAGCTTTGCAAGCAAAACAACATTATTTCCTCAACTGAACCATACAACAAAGGACCATTTGAAGAGATGCGCGCCGGTGAAAAGATGGATGTGAATTTGGGGGAATTCTGGCTGAAAACCGGGCATTTTTCCCATTCCGTAAAAGTAGCCGCTTCCATACAAAGTATGAACGGTAAAAAAATAGTAGGCGCCGAGGCGTTTACCGGCAGGCCCTTTTATTCCAAATGGCAGGAATATCCCTTCTCGATGAAAACACAGGGCGATTTTATGTATACACTGGGGTTAAACCGCTTTATCTTTCATCGTTACGCCCATCAACCGCATCCTACAGCCGTGCCCGGAATGACCATGGGACAGTGGGGCTTTTATTTCGAACGCACCAATACCTGGTTTTACCAGGGAAAAAAATGGCTGGATTACGCCACGCGCTGTCAGTATTTACTGCAACAGGGAACTTTTGCTGGCGACGTCATGTGTTTCACAGGCGAAGAAGCTCCTGGAGATGATATTACAATGGGTGCCTTGTATCCCGAATTACCGTCGGGTTACGATTTTCAGTTTGCCAACAGAGATATTCTGCTTACAAAAGTGACTGTTAAAGACGGACAAATTACCTTGCCCGATGGGTTGAGTTTTAAATTATTGCTCTTGCCCGATAAAGATTTTCTAACACTGGAACTTGCCCGTAAATTGAAAGAGCTGGTTTTACAGGGAATGATTTTGGTGGGCCCCCGTCCGAAGACCGTCCCCTCGTTAAGGGATTTCTCAAACAGCGAAACCGAATTTAAATCGATTGTTGAAGAATTATGGGGCGCTGAAACAAAATCACCTGTTGACAGAAAAGTGGGCACGGGGCGTGTATTTAGTAACATGCCGCTTAAACAGGTATTTCAAAATCTAAACCTAAAACCTGATTTTGAATTCAGCTCCAAATCGGGTGATGCGCCCATTAATTACATCCACCGTAAACTGGCAGACGGGCACTTGTACTTTGTTGCCAACCGCCGTAGATTTAACGAAGAGTTGGTTTGCAGTTTCAGGCTCGAAGGTTATCAGCCTGAGTTGTGGGATGCGAACACCGGAGAGCGTAAGCCGGTTGCTGTTTATTCTGAAGAAAAAGGTAGTACAACTCTTCCTTTGCAGCTTGAACCCGGAGGTTCTGTGTTTGTGGTTTTCAAGAAGAATAATTTGGCAAAGCGGCTGCTTTCAGTTTCAAAAAATGGCGAAACACTTTTAAGTACATCACATTTTTCCGGGAGCAGTAAGAAAGTAAGTAATCAAATAAGCAATAATTTTTCGGTGAGCCTGTGGGTAAAACCCGAAACCGATGAGGTAATACCCGATGATTTAGGGAGGTATGTGGAAACAACCCGCTACACTTCAAGTTACCCGGTATTTGCGCCTTCAGGCAGGCAACTGTTTGGCGAAGGGCATGCCACTTTTGTGTTATTGGCTGCCCGAAATGGTGTGACTGTATTTGAAAAAGAAGATGAGAATTTGACGGCCGTTTTGATTGCCCGAATGCCCATTTCATCATGGACCCATTTTGCAGTGGTGTACCGCGATGGCCAACCTTCGCTTTATGTAAACGGTAAGTTCATCAAACAGGGTGAAAAATCGGCATTCGTTGTGCACCCTGTAATTGTTGACTACCAAAACAACGACAAATTGTTTTACTACGATGGCGATATTACACCCCCAACCGTATTTGATTATCCAATATCGCAGCCGGAAATAGAAGACCAATTTGAGGCCGGCGTTTCGATTGAAAAAAGCAACAAAACCGTTGAAGCAACATCCGGCGAAGAACCCGGCTTGTTATTCTGGGAGAATGGTGAATATCAGTTGCAGTCCACTTCCGGCGAAACATCAAAAATAGTTGTTGATGAAGTAAGCGATCCCCTTGAATTAAGTGGTGAGTGGACCATAAGTTTTCAGAAAGACCGAGGCGCACCCGGTCAAATTGTTTTACCGGAGCTCAAATCGTTGCACACTCACTCTGACGACGGAGTAAAATATTTTTCAGGTACAGCTACCTATTTTAAAAGCTTTGTCGCTGACCCCTCATTAATTACAAATCAAAAAAGGGTATATCTCGATTTGGGCAGGATTGCAGTAATTGCTGAAGCAGTGCTCAACGGAAAAGAACTGGGTATTGTGTGGAAACCTCCTTATCGGTACGATATTACTGAGATTATAAAGGAAGGTACAAACGAACTACAGATAAAGGTTACCAACCAATGGCCCAACAGGCTAATTGGCGACGAACATTTGCCGGAAGAGAACGAGTTCAAGAAATACGGTCCCAAAGGTTCGGGAATTGTCGATTTTCCCGACTGGTTCAGACAAGGCCAGCCAAAACCTGCCGGTGGACGGGTGGCCTTTGCAACCTGGCGGCATTTCGATAAAGACTCGCCGCTTCTGGAATCCGGACTGATTGGGCCGGTGGAAATTTGCAATGCGGTAGTGAAAAAACTAAGGACATAA